In one Microcoleus sp. bin38.metabat.b11b12b14.051 genomic region, the following are encoded:
- a CDS encoding GNAT family N-acetyltransferase, whose product MPNIDIRQVQNAQELEDMFYQRWLVLRSPLGMERGSERDNHENGACHIIAAKGDRTIIASGRLRELSPELGSISYIAVLPEFQNQGIGTKLMEKLIAQAKEKNFQSLRLMSRINAVHFYQNLGFVEQENPFDYLGIPHVFMQLEF is encoded by the coding sequence ATGCCAAATATAGATATACGTCAGGTTCAAAACGCACAAGAATTAGAGGATATGTTTTACCAGCGGTGGTTGGTTTTGCGATCGCCCCTGGGCATGGAAAGGGGCAGTGAAAGGGACAATCACGAGAACGGTGCTTGTCATATCATAGCAGCAAAGGGCGATCGCACAATCATCGCATCAGGCAGACTCCGAGAATTATCCCCAGAATTGGGAAGCATCTCTTATATTGCCGTACTTCCTGAGTTTCAAAACCAGGGAATCGGCACTAAGTTGATGGAAAAATTGATCGCACAAGCTAAGGAAAAGAATTTCCAAAGCCTAAGACTGATGTCTCGGATTAACGCCGTTCATTTTTACCAAAACCTCGGATTTGTCGAACAAGAAAATCCCTTTGATTACCTGGGAATCCCGCACGTATTCATGCAGTTAGAGTTCTAA
- a CDS encoding cupin domain-containing protein, translated as MRSIANLLKPYNLEDFLDNNWTNKAVVIPSEGNKDFAHLFSWEKLNYILNFHELKYPDIRLAVAGKILDESENANLIKLCQSGATLIVNQVHKLIPEIAEFAAELKADLGYPNQVNAYCSWPEKQGFSSHYDTHEVFILQTDGIKQWYVFADTIKYPLTDQKSSTFPPPETPPYLTCTLHPGDVLYIPRGHWHYAVASDEPSLHLTLGIHGKTGIDLLEWLVGELRQQEEWRKSLPLRINPDSIDVSVNNLIAQLHRYANTKNLGDEYSSYLDSLAKPVAKYSLPYQAGFNIFPCGIQTKFRIPKFLRVKIRELPDGCGYKVVVGGKEVSLKGVTDKFMDNLFSTEFFTGEDVMDWLPDYDWEIDVVPLLSRLVVDGIIFVGYN; from the coding sequence ATGCGATCGATCGCGAATCTACTCAAACCATACAATTTAGAAGATTTTCTAGATAACAACTGGACAAACAAAGCAGTTGTTATTCCTAGCGAAGGAAACAAAGACTTTGCACACCTATTTTCCTGGGAAAAACTCAACTACATTCTGAACTTTCACGAATTAAAATATCCCGACATTCGCTTAGCAGTAGCAGGAAAAATTCTCGACGAAAGCGAAAACGCAAATCTCATCAAACTTTGCCAATCTGGAGCAACTTTAATAGTCAATCAAGTTCACAAACTAATTCCAGAAATAGCTGAATTTGCGGCCGAACTAAAAGCAGATTTAGGCTATCCAAACCAAGTAAATGCCTACTGTTCCTGGCCCGAAAAACAGGGGTTTTCTTCCCACTACGACACCCACGAAGTTTTTATCTTACAAACAGACGGCATCAAGCAGTGGTATGTATTTGCAGACACAATTAAATACCCGCTTACAGACCAAAAATCCTCCACATTTCCGCCACCAGAAACTCCACCGTATTTAACCTGCACTTTGCATCCCGGAGATGTGCTTTACATACCGCGTGGACATTGGCATTATGCCGTTGCTTCCGATGAACCATCGCTGCATTTAACATTAGGAATTCACGGGAAAACAGGAATTGACCTTTTAGAATGGTTGGTAGGCGAATTGCGGCAACAAGAAGAGTGGCGTAAAAGTTTACCGCTGCGAATCAACCCAGATTCCATTGATGTAAGTGTAAATAATTTAATTGCCCAATTGCACCGCTACGCAAACACCAAAAATCTTGGAGACGAGTACAGCAGCTACCTAGATAGTTTAGCGAAACCGGTGGCGAAATATTCTCTCCCTTATCAAGCAGGGTTCAACATTTTCCCCTGCGGCATCCAAACTAAGTTTAGAATTCCCAAGTTTCTGCGGGTAAAAATTCGCGAATTACCTGACGGATGTGGATACAAAGTTGTTGTTGGAGGTAAAGAAGTATCTCTGAAAGGAGTAACGGATAAATTCATGGACAATCTATTCAGTACAGAATTTTTTACAGGAGAGGATGTGATGGATTGGTTGCCGGATTATGATTGGGAAATAGATGTAGTGCCGCTTTTGTCTAGGTTAGTAGTTGACGGAATTATTTTTGTTGGTTACAACTAG
- a CDS encoding S-layer homology domain-containing protein, with the protein MVRSHKRQAVIALVVALGIIIGNLVFPGLNVAPALAEAKFKDVKDHWAQACIEELAEKKIISGYYEDGTFRPNRPVSRAEFAAMLRRAFPDAKTVRNPIDFADIPTNYWGYKPIREAYQTGFLSGYSGSIFNATLNIPRWQVLVALSSGLKYTPTGSAPEILNATFEDARDIPELARNAIAAAAEKRLVVNYPAVKQLEPTRNATRAEVATFLCQAIAKPSQTALVPSQYIAQVPPDIGPPRTTEISESGKIRAEVSFVKEAENAKNIRIKIIRNGQILLEEPVLIPTRSLADNPDKKASDEVSEGRLLSVRIRDLDGDKEPEVLADLVSIKSGVRCCNYSFIYRYDSAAKKYTHIKHFWGNVSYEIVDFGKNDIPEFKSQDGRFAEAFTNYADSRLPLQIWQYRQGKMEDVTKQYLVEVYTNSAELWLESRKRSSEDAEVKGVLAAFMASKYVAGQEAEGWRLLEGVYQGRDRTQFFGKLREFLVNTGYASK; encoded by the coding sequence ATGGTTCGATCGCACAAACGTCAAGCTGTCATCGCTTTAGTGGTAGCCCTGGGCATAATCATCGGAAATTTAGTGTTTCCCGGCTTAAATGTAGCGCCAGCATTGGCAGAAGCCAAATTTAAGGATGTCAAAGACCATTGGGCTCAAGCTTGTATTGAGGAGTTAGCCGAGAAAAAAATCATCAGCGGCTACTATGAAGATGGCACTTTTCGCCCGAACCGCCCAGTCAGCCGAGCGGAATTTGCAGCGATGCTGCGGAGGGCTTTTCCTGATGCCAAAACCGTCCGCAATCCGATCGACTTTGCAGATATTCCCACGAATTACTGGGGTTATAAACCAATTCGAGAAGCTTATCAGACGGGTTTTCTATCGGGATACAGCGGCAGTATTTTTAACGCCACATTAAATATTCCGCGCTGGCAGGTTTTGGTAGCCTTAAGCAGCGGTTTGAAATATACGCCTACGGGTTCAGCGCCTGAAATTTTGAATGCGACGTTTGAAGATGCGCGAGACATTCCCGAATTGGCGAGAAATGCGATCGCCGCCGCCGCCGAAAAACGACTGGTTGTCAATTATCCCGCCGTCAAACAGCTTGAACCTACACGCAATGCGACACGCGCCGAAGTAGCAACTTTCTTGTGTCAGGCGATCGCCAAACCCAGCCAAACAGCCTTAGTTCCCTCGCAATACATCGCCCAAGTTCCGCCGGATATCGGCCCGCCGAGAACCACAGAAATCTCGGAATCGGGGAAAATTAGGGCGGAAGTTTCTTTCGTTAAAGAAGCAGAAAATGCTAAAAATATCCGCATCAAAATCATCCGTAACGGTCAAATTTTATTAGAAGAACCAGTGCTGATTCCGACTCGTTCTCTCGCAGACAATCCCGACAAAAAAGCCAGCGACGAAGTATCCGAAGGGCGTTTGTTATCGGTGCGAATCCGCGATTTAGATGGTGACAAGGAACCGGAAGTGCTGGCAGATTTAGTCTCAATCAAAAGCGGCGTCCGCTGCTGCAATTATTCGTTTATTTACCGCTACGACTCGGCGGCGAAGAAATACACTCACATCAAGCATTTCTGGGGCAATGTGAGCTACGAAATTGTCGATTTTGGCAAAAATGATATCCCAGAGTTCAAGAGTCAGGACGGGCGATTTGCCGAGGCTTTTACAAATTATGCGGATTCTCGCTTGCCGCTGCAAATTTGGCAGTACCGCCAAGGTAAAATGGAAGATGTTACCAAACAGTATCTCGTGGAAGTATACACGAACTCTGCTGAGCTGTGGCTGGAATCTCGCAAGCGATCGAGCGAAGATGCAGAGGTGAAAGGCGTGTTGGCGGCCTTCATGGCGAGTAAGTATGTCGCGGGCCAGGAGGCGGAAGGTTGGCGGTTGTTGGAGGGAGTTTATCAAGGGCGCGATCGCACTCAATTCTTTGGGAAGTTGCGCGAGTTTTTGGTGAACACTGGTTATGCGAGTAAGTAG
- a CDS encoding TldD/PmbA family protein yields the protein MVLLTAKVSANELANLAVDLIRKSGCEYGDVRFCSYRRQSLYARDRSLSNISDNVSSGFGVRVLLDGAWGFAASHSKTPAEVARIVALAVEIAKGSRLTQKEPVRLVPVEKYVDTYITAIAIDPFSVPVADKAELLLTINERLLSHESQGIKKAYSFLTFNREDKVFASTEGSLIEQTIYRSYPGFGCTAIAGGDAQSRSYERPPLNIGYEHINPDDLLSQIDRVAAEVIEKVAAPKVPAGICKSLILKPTNLFLTIHESVGHPTELDRVYGYESNFAGTSFATTDKLNKLQYAAPWVNFKCDRTQPAGRGTMGYDDEGVKSQDWYVVKDGILVDYLTDRETAYRLGRDSSNGSACADSWSSVPMVRIPNLGLEPGPDGGSHTATLDEMIADTEDGILIDGIGSFSIDQQRRNFQFGGNAFWKVEKGKVVGMLKDVTYHSMSTDFWNQVDAIGPASERVQCGTNMCGKGEPMQVAQMTHACVPVRVRDIQIGGRS from the coding sequence ATGGTACTGTTAACCGCAAAAGTTTCTGCTAACGAGTTGGCAAATTTGGCTGTAGATTTGATTCGGAAATCTGGGTGCGAATACGGTGACGTGCGTTTTTGCAGTTACCGGAGGCAAAGTTTGTATGCGCGCGATCGATCTTTAAGCAATATCTCCGATAATGTAAGTTCCGGTTTTGGCGTGCGAGTTTTGCTAGACGGCGCTTGGGGCTTTGCCGCCAGTCACAGCAAAACACCCGCAGAGGTAGCCCGAATCGTCGCTTTGGCTGTTGAAATCGCTAAGGGAAGCCGCTTGACTCAAAAGGAACCGGTACGCTTAGTTCCCGTCGAAAAATATGTCGATACTTACATTACTGCGATCGCAATTGACCCGTTTTCTGTACCCGTCGCTGACAAAGCCGAACTCCTATTAACCATCAACGAGCGCCTGCTATCGCACGAATCCCAAGGCATCAAAAAAGCTTATTCTTTTTTGACATTTAACCGCGAAGACAAGGTTTTTGCCTCCACAGAAGGCTCGCTGATCGAACAAACAATCTACCGCAGCTATCCGGGTTTTGGCTGTACGGCAATTGCGGGCGGCGATGCCCAAAGTCGCAGTTACGAACGCCCGCCGCTAAATATCGGTTACGAACACATCAATCCCGATGATTTGCTTAGTCAAATAGACAGAGTGGCGGCCGAAGTGATTGAAAAAGTCGCCGCGCCTAAGGTTCCGGCTGGTATTTGCAAATCCCTGATTCTGAAGCCGACAAATTTGTTTCTGACAATCCACGAATCCGTCGGACATCCAACGGAATTAGACCGGGTTTACGGCTACGAGTCTAATTTTGCTGGTACGAGTTTTGCTACTACTGATAAATTGAATAAGCTGCAATACGCTGCACCTTGGGTGAACTTTAAGTGCGATCGCACTCAACCCGCCGGTCGCGGTACAATGGGTTACGACGATGAGGGCGTAAAATCCCAGGATTGGTACGTTGTCAAGGATGGAATTTTAGTCGATTATCTCACTGACAGAGAAACAGCTTACCGCCTCGGACGTGATAGCAGCAATGGTTCCGCCTGCGCTGATAGTTGGTCGAGTGTGCCGATGGTGAGAATTCCTAATTTGGGATTGGAACCGGGCCCGGATGGCGGCAGTCATACTGCTACTTTGGATGAGATGATTGCTGATACGGAAGATGGGATTTTAATTGATGGGATTGGCAGTTTTTCGATCGACCAACAGCGGCGCAATTTTCAATTCGGCGGTAATGCTTTCTGGAAGGTGGAAAAAGGTAAAGTTGTCGGTATGTTGAAGGATGTAACTTATCATTCAATGAGCACTGATTTCTGGAATCAAGTAGATGCGATCGGCCCTGCTTCTGAACGGGTTCAGTGCGGTACTAATATGTGTGGTAAGGGTGAGCCGATGCAGGTTGCTCAGATGACTCACGCTTGTGTACCGGTGCGCGTCAGGGATATTCAAATTGGGGGAAGGTCTTAA
- the yhdJ gene encoding adenine-specific DNA-methyltransferase codes for MQIFEIEGHKLILGDVLEVIESEIKDNSIDLIFADPPYNIGKNFNGFQDKWEFESDYLEWSYQWLNLCVNKLKHNGSLYLMASTQSMPYFDLYLRERLTVLSRIVWYYDSSGVQAKNYYGSLYEPILYCVKDKRNYTFNSSDILVEAKTGAVRKLIDYRKSIPSVYNSEKVPGNVWEFPRVRYRMPEYEDHPTQKPTSLLERIIKASSNEGDVVLDIFSGTFTTSYVAKQLKRQSIGIELQEKYLQIGLRRLEITTNDSEEELMSEVESGEISPKQLTLNLQV; via the coding sequence ATGCAAATCTTTGAAATCGAAGGACACAAGCTGATTTTAGGAGATGTCCTAGAAGTGATCGAAAGTGAAATCAAAGACAACTCAATCGATTTGATTTTTGCCGATCCTCCCTATAATATTGGCAAAAACTTCAATGGTTTTCAAGACAAATGGGAATTTGAAAGCGACTACTTAGAATGGAGTTATCAGTGGTTGAACTTATGTGTTAATAAGCTCAAACATAATGGCAGCTTGTATCTAATGGCATCAACTCAAAGTATGCCATACTTTGATTTGTATTTGCGCGAGCGCTTAACAGTTCTTTCTCGAATAGTGTGGTATTATGATAGTTCTGGCGTACAAGCAAAAAACTATTACGGTTCTCTGTACGAACCAATTTTATATTGCGTCAAAGACAAAAGAAATTATACATTTAATTCCTCAGATATTCTGGTAGAAGCCAAAACCGGAGCTGTGAGAAAACTAATTGACTACCGCAAGTCCATACCATCAGTATATAATTCTGAAAAAGTTCCTGGTAATGTCTGGGAGTTTCCGAGAGTCAGATATCGTATGCCTGAGTATGAGGATCATCCTACCCAAAAACCAACATCGTTGTTAGAAAGAATTATCAAAGCAAGTAGTAATGAGGGCGACGTTGTACTAGATATATTTTCGGGAACTTTTACAACATCATATGTTGCGAAGCAACTTAAAAGACAGTCAATTGGGATAGAATTGCAAGAAAAGTATCTACAAATAGGATTGCGGAGGTTGGAAATTACCACGAATGATAGTGAAGAGGAGCTGATGTCTGAAGTCGAATCCGGTGAAATTTCCCCAAAACAGCTAACTCTAAATTTACAAGTATAA
- a CDS encoding THUMP domain-containing protein produces the protein MNQYFATVARGLETIAAQELESLGAQDVKPDFTGVYFAGDRALLYRVNLWSRTIFRVLVPIAEFRCYDSDKLYREVQKIPWDEYIDPDNTLAVNCTGGNDKLNHTHFTALQVKNAIADQQRHQFNKRSNVDVENPDLLINLHIHRDHGILSLDSSGGSLHRRGYRPAMGLAPLKETLAAALLEMAEWTPDLPFLDPMCGSGTLPLEASLKALNIAPGLFRDKFGFMSWRDFDEPLWDKLWAEAENSELPELPEMVAGCDRDSDMLDQARTNAQQAGIAGKIKFARTELSELEAPTDRGVLICNPPYGERLGDAAELGELYKMLGDIFKQRFKGWNAFILTGNKELGKQVGLRTSKRIPVFNGSIPCTLLKYELY, from the coding sequence ATGAATCAATATTTTGCTACAGTAGCGCGCGGTTTAGAAACAATTGCCGCCCAAGAATTAGAAAGCTTAGGGGCGCAAGATGTCAAGCCCGACTTTACAGGAGTTTACTTTGCAGGCGATCGCGCTTTATTGTACCGTGTAAACCTGTGGTCGAGAACAATCTTTCGAGTCCTCGTTCCCATAGCCGAATTCCGGTGTTACGACTCAGATAAACTCTACCGCGAAGTCCAGAAAATCCCTTGGGACGAATACATAGATCCTGACAATACATTAGCAGTCAACTGTACCGGCGGCAACGACAAATTAAATCACACCCACTTTACAGCTTTGCAGGTCAAAAATGCGATCGCCGACCAACAGCGCCACCAATTTAACAAACGTTCCAATGTAGATGTCGAGAATCCCGATTTACTAATTAACCTGCACATCCATCGAGACCACGGTATTTTGAGTTTAGACAGTTCCGGCGGCAGTTTGCACAGGCGGGGATATCGCCCCGCAATGGGCTTAGCTCCGCTCAAAGAAACCCTCGCTGCGGCCCTATTAGAGATGGCAGAATGGACGCCAGATTTACCATTTTTAGACCCGATGTGCGGTTCAGGAACTTTGCCTTTAGAAGCGAGTTTAAAAGCCTTAAATATTGCGCCAGGACTGTTTCGCGACAAGTTTGGATTTATGAGTTGGCGGGACTTTGACGAGCCTTTGTGGGATAAATTGTGGGCCGAAGCTGAAAACAGCGAATTGCCAGAACTTCCTGAAATGGTCGCCGGGTGCGATCGCGATTCTGATATGTTAGATCAAGCTCGCACCAACGCGCAGCAAGCAGGTATTGCAGGCAAAATCAAGTTTGCTCGTACCGAATTATCCGAATTAGAAGCACCGACAGATAGAGGCGTTCTAATTTGCAATCCTCCCTACGGAGAGCGGCTGGGAGATGCGGCGGAATTAGGAGAACTTTATAAGATGTTAGGCGATATTTTCAAGCAGCGTTTTAAAGGTTGGAATGCGTTTATTTTGACAGGAAATAAGGAGTTGGGGAAACAAGTGGGACTCAGAACATCGAAGCGGATTCCGGTTTTTAATGGCTCGATTCCCTGTACCTTGCTCAAGTATGAACTGTATTGA
- a CDS encoding DUF433 domain-containing protein: MTTAVDIGTLIVSTPGTCGGRPRIAGTRMSVQSIAIDYKAGMTPEKIAEEFPHLTLAQIYAGLAYYHANKNEIEADIAAYYQECKYWEAEYMPGNLS; the protein is encoded by the coding sequence ATGACAACTGCCGTTGATATTGGAACCCTAATTGTCAGCACGCCGGGAACTTGCGGTGGCCGCCCCCGCATCGCAGGTACAAGAATGTCCGTGCAAAGCATAGCGATTGACTATAAAGCGGGAATGACCCCTGAAAAAATTGCTGAAGAATTTCCGCACTTGACGTTAGCACAAATTTATGCGGGTTTGGCTTATTATCACGCTAATAAAAATGAAATCGAGGCTGACATAGCAGCGTACTACCAAGAGTGCAAGTATTGGGAAGCTGAATATATGCCAGGTAATTTATCGTGA
- a CDS encoding sucrase ferredoxin, whose amino-acid sequence MPDTFFCADASKCVQEDIIGTGTNYQTYVLIECCLPWESEAFNSKQVPQSLRDLVEEVEHFQQKIRFLLINSDQTKCADQRKVLIYDNKSQELFDGYEKHEFNVDDIDKVAGIVKSYLAGEVPDCEVEDNASRDILVCTHGSHDRCCARYGNPFYAEATALVSELELSGVRVWKSSHFGGHRMAPTAIDLRDGRYYGNLDRTSFKSILTRTGDIECLNQVYRGWGILPNQIQVLERDFIMRYGWDWFNYKVSGCIVEKNLENDGFVAELTFEKVDGTYVYRAELAKDETKTVRLKGSCGAKQESEFVKYLVKDSYFYSKKEELKFVIYPVIPQPILVEIM is encoded by the coding sequence ATGCCGGATACTTTTTTTTGCGCCGATGCTTCTAAATGCGTTCAAGAGGATATTATTGGGACTGGTACTAATTACCAAACCTATGTATTGATTGAATGCTGTTTGCCTTGGGAATCAGAAGCTTTTAATTCTAAACAAGTTCCCCAGAGTCTCAGGGATTTGGTGGAGGAAGTAGAGCATTTTCAGCAAAAAATTAGATTTTTGTTGATAAATAGCGACCAAACTAAATGTGCTGATCAGCGCAAGGTTTTGATTTATGACAACAAAAGTCAAGAACTTTTTGACGGTTACGAAAAGCACGAATTTAATGTAGATGACATTGACAAAGTAGCGGGAATTGTCAAAAGCTATTTAGCTGGCGAAGTCCCAGATTGTGAAGTTGAAGATAACGCAAGTAGAGATATTTTGGTTTGCACTCATGGGAGTCATGATAGATGTTGCGCGAGATACGGCAATCCTTTTTACGCGGAAGCAACAGCTTTGGTTTCGGAGTTAGAATTGAGTGGTGTTCGTGTTTGGAAATCTAGTCATTTTGGCGGACACCGCATGGCACCGACTGCGATTGATTTGCGTGACGGCAGATATTACGGAAATCTCGATCGCACTTCGTTCAAATCTATTCTAACGCGAACTGGCGATATTGAATGTTTGAATCAGGTTTATCGGGGTTGGGGGATTTTGCCGAACCAAATTCAAGTTTTGGAACGAGATTTTATTATGCGCTATGGGTGGGATTGGTTCAATTACAAAGTTTCAGGCTGCATTGTAGAGAAAAATCTTGAAAATGATGGTTTCGTGGCTGAATTAACTTTTGAAAAAGTTGATGGTACTTATGTCTATCGGGCTGAGTTGGCTAAAGATGAAACTAAAACAGTTCGACTTAAAGGTTCCTGTGGCGCTAAACAAGAATCGGAGTTTGTTAAGTATTTGGTAAAGGATTCTTACTTTTACTCGAAGAAAGAGGAGTTAAAGTTTGTGATTTATCCGGTAATTCCGCAGCCGATATTAGTAGAGATAATGTGA
- a CDS encoding polysaccharide deacetylase family protein, producing MPLAPLFPVVHPILKSAFPGCLWMGDINSQEIALTFDDGPHRLHTPQLLKVLDKYDIKASFFWLGFCVDRHPEIAKEVYASGHWIGLHGYQHVSFAKLKTHELKHSLEDTQKAISKACDLDPKLIRDVRPPNGIFTPRTLELLKQWEYRPVMWSVVPEDWVRPGVKKVMSRVVQQAENGSIIVLHDGYCGGEDVADSADKIIPLLLYKGYKFVTIDRLWQQIYA from the coding sequence ATGCCACTAGCACCACTGTTTCCTGTAGTTCATCCCATTCTCAAATCTGCTTTTCCCGGATGTCTGTGGATGGGAGATATCAACAGCCAAGAAATAGCCCTGACATTTGACGACGGGCCACACCGACTGCACACACCTCAACTGCTAAAAGTTTTAGACAAATACGACATTAAAGCGAGTTTTTTCTGGCTGGGTTTTTGCGTTGACAGGCATCCAGAAATAGCTAAAGAAGTGTACGCAAGCGGACACTGGATCGGTCTCCACGGCTACCAGCACGTATCCTTTGCTAAACTCAAAACCCACGAACTCAAACACAGTTTAGAAGACACGCAAAAAGCAATTAGCAAAGCTTGCGATTTAGACCCAAAATTAATCCGCGACGTGCGGCCGCCCAATGGCATTTTTACGCCGCGAACATTGGAGTTATTGAAACAGTGGGAATATCGCCCGGTAATGTGGAGTGTTGTCCCGGAAGATTGGGTGCGGCCGGGGGTGAAGAAAGTTATGAGTCGCGTCGTGCAGCAAGCTGAAAATGGTTCAATTATTGTACTGCATGACGGCTATTGTGGCGGCGAAGATGTGGCTGATTCTGCTGATAAAATTATTCCATTGTTGTTGTATAAAGGTTACAAATTTGTAACAATCGATCGCCTGTGGCAACAAATTTATGCCTGA
- a CDS encoding DUF5615 family PIN-like protein, protein MSQIRLYIDEDSGNLSLVEALRNSAVDVMTTPDANKLSSSDEEQLIWATEEGRVIYTSNMGDFCRLHRTFAERKRTHSGIIVATRQSYSIGAQWRGILNLMAAKSAEEMINQLEFMGGYIRAE, encoded by the coding sequence GTGAGTCAAATTCGTCTCTATATTGATGAAGATTCTGGCAACCTGTCGTTGGTAGAAGCTTTGCGGAATTCTGCTGTAGATGTGATGACTACTCCAGACGCGAACAAACTTAGCTCTTCAGATGAGGAGCAGCTAATCTGGGCAACTGAGGAAGGACGGGTCATTTACACTTCTAATATGGGAGATTTCTGCCGTTTGCACAGAACTTTTGCTGAACGAAAGAGGACTCATTCAGGAATTATTGTTGCAACGCGACAAAGTTACTCAATAGGCGCTCAATGGCGAGGAATTTTGAATTTGATGGCTGCCAAGTCAGCGGAAGAAATGATAAATCAATTGGAGTTTATGGGAGGTTATATTAGAGCTGAATAA
- a CDS encoding TldD/PmbA family protein, with protein MTATTSPAILTEDRALFLLDSIVKQSAAEEVFVSLSTGEESLSRFSENQISQNISKTVFSLNITSYFGNKSASASVTEFDEDTIAQTIKRSQELARIAPADPEWMPLLPPQTYDLPPAAFDAATAAVSPLARAEMVRQACAIASQEGAEASGTLSAEASLYAIASSTGLRACNQSTEANFGFTARIGDGSSWTESTAWGINQLQVAELAAQVVDRAQASRNPREVTPGIYPVIFDGAAFADLLPWIIWGMDARAADEGRSFMSIADAEGKPAGNRAGEQLFSPLVQVQRDPNHPLLRSNNFFGDGLSNNYLEIIKNGIPQSLSYSRYWAAQKGKSAKGAYYPMVMTGSDQSIADLIAQTERGIFVSRAWYVNYVNPKTSEVTGMTRDGTFWIENGKIAYPIKNFRFNQVLPDMLRDIDAVSKVKRYGGSVVPGVRVKAFNFTSITDSL; from the coding sequence ATGACTGCAACAACATCGCCCGCAATCTTAACCGAAGACAGAGCATTATTTTTGCTAGATTCTATTGTGAAACAATCCGCAGCCGAGGAAGTATTTGTCAGTCTCTCAACTGGCGAAGAATCTCTTTCCCGTTTCTCGGAAAATCAAATCAGCCAAAATATTAGCAAGACTGTATTTAGCCTCAACATTACTAGCTATTTCGGCAACAAAAGCGCCTCTGCATCTGTTACCGAATTTGATGAAGATACGATCGCCCAAACCATCAAGCGATCGCAAGAACTCGCCCGCATTGCCCCCGCAGACCCCGAATGGATGCCCTTGTTGCCGCCTCAAACCTACGATTTACCGCCGGCGGCGTTCGATGCAGCAACGGCCGCTGTATCGCCTCTAGCGCGCGCTGAGATGGTGCGACAAGCCTGTGCGATCGCCTCTCAGGAAGGTGCAGAGGCTTCCGGTACTTTGAGCGCTGAGGCGTCATTGTACGCGATCGCCTCGTCAACTGGACTCCGGGCCTGCAACCAGTCTACAGAGGCGAATTTCGGCTTCACAGCCCGCATTGGAGACGGTTCTAGCTGGACGGAAAGCACGGCTTGGGGTATCAATCAACTACAAGTGGCGGAATTAGCAGCACAAGTTGTCGATCGCGCGCAAGCCTCCCGCAACCCCCGCGAAGTCACTCCCGGTATATATCCTGTAATCTTTGATGGCGCTGCTTTTGCGGATTTGCTACCGTGGATTATTTGGGGAATGGATGCGCGGGCGGCGGATGAAGGGCGATCGTTTATGTCGATCGCAGATGCAGAAGGAAAACCCGCTGGAAACCGCGCTGGAGAGCAACTTTTCAGCCCTTTAGTGCAGGTACAGCGCGATCCGAATCATCCTTTATTGCGATCGAATAATTTTTTCGGTGACGGATTAAGCAATAACTATTTGGAAATCATCAAAAATGGCATTCCTCAAAGTTTATCTTATTCCCGCTATTGGGCAGCCCAAAAAGGCAAATCAGCAAAAGGTGCTTATTACCCGATGGTGATGACAGGTTCCGATCAAAGTATAGCAGATTTAATCGCTCAAACTGAACGCGGAATTTTCGTCAGTCGCGCATGGTATGTCAACTACGTAAATCCGAAAACATCGGAAGTAACAGGAATGACTCGCGACGGTACTTTCTGGATTGAAAACGGTAAGATTGCTTACCCGATTAAAAATTTCCGCTTCAATCAAGTTTTACCTGATATGTTGCGCGATATCGATGCTGTTAGCAAGGTGAAACGTTACGGCGGTAGTGTCGTGCCCGGAGTGCGCGTCAAAGCTTTTAATTTCACGAGTATTACTGATAGTTTGTAA